The following are from one region of the Paenalkalicoccus suaedae genome:
- a CDS encoding DUF1128 domain-containing protein: MSEQESRQEIERMLDDIKVKLQIVNGAAIKPEHFSVKKLTEISEIHQMVMAKNRFSVSEMDAIVTELGTLKHEG; encoded by the coding sequence GTGTCTGAACAAGAATCTAGACAAGAAATCGAGAGAATGTTAGACGATATTAAAGTAAAGCTTCAAATTGTTAATGGTGCGGCTATAAAGCCAGAACACTTTTCTGTCAAAAAGCTAACGGAGATTAGCGAAATCCACCAAATGGTGATGGCTAAAAATCGCTTTAGCGTAAGTGAAATGGATGCAATCGTAACAGAGCTTGGTACGTTAAAGCACGAAGGCTAA
- a CDS encoding IS256 family transposase, with translation MGMVKKDRNAKASELAKQILETYEPESVQDMQEALKDIFGPMFESMLKGEMNHHLGYQSNSKEEKESLNRRNGYGKKTLQTSSGELDIQVPRDRDGSFEPLLVPKRKKNLSEMEDKVISMYARGMSQRDISSTIEEIYGFSISHEMVSDITDSVMPDLEEWQFRPLQSCYSFLFVDCMYTTIRNHHETRKYAVYTILGYTLEGKKEILGLWLNETESKHKWMQIFDEIKSRGVEDIFFISMDGVSGLEEGAKAVFPEVVVQRCIVHLIRNSVRYVPYKDYRAFTKSLKTVYGAPNLKACRKAFDEFEKQWTQYPGAIDVWRRNLQHVEQLFDYGSAIRRIMYTTNAVESVHSSFRKVTKKGAFPHENALLKLLFLRIRELEVKWATGFVPNWAQVLNQLLINESLQTRAAKYLE, from the coding sequence ATGGGTATGGTGAAAAAGGATCGAAATGCTAAAGCGAGTGAGTTGGCAAAACAGATACTAGAGACGTATGAGCCTGAATCCGTTCAAGATATGCAGGAAGCCCTTAAAGATATCTTTGGTCCAATGTTTGAATCTATGCTAAAAGGCGAGATGAATCACCATCTAGGTTACCAATCTAACAGTAAAGAAGAGAAAGAATCACTAAACAGAAGAAATGGTTATGGGAAAAAGACGCTTCAAACGAGCTCTGGTGAACTGGACATTCAAGTGCCACGTGATCGAGACGGATCATTTGAACCTCTTCTTGTCCCAAAGCGTAAAAAGAATCTCTCTGAGATGGAGGATAAGGTAATCTCGATGTACGCGAGAGGTATGTCACAACGTGATATCTCCTCTACAATTGAGGAGATCTATGGCTTTTCCATCTCTCACGAGATGGTCTCAGACATCACAGACAGTGTGATGCCAGATCTTGAAGAGTGGCAGTTCCGTCCACTTCAAAGCTGTTATTCATTTCTGTTTGTAGACTGTATGTATACCACCATTCGTAACCACCACGAGACGAGAAAGTATGCCGTTTATACGATTCTCGGTTATACACTTGAAGGTAAAAAAGAGATTTTAGGTTTGTGGCTAAATGAAACAGAAAGTAAACACAAATGGATGCAGATCTTCGATGAGATTAAGTCCCGAGGTGTCGAAGACATCTTCTTTATTTCAATGGATGGTGTCAGTGGATTAGAAGAAGGCGCTAAAGCCGTCTTCCCAGAGGTCGTGGTCCAGCGTTGTATTGTTCATTTAATACGCAACTCTGTCCGTTATGTACCTTATAAAGACTATCGTGCTTTCACTAAATCTCTTAAAACCGTTTATGGTGCTCCAAATTTGAAAGCTTGCCGAAAAGCCTTTGATGAGTTTGAGAAGCAATGGACACAATACCCAGGCGCTATTGATGTCTGGAGAAGAAACCTTCAACACGTTGAACAGCTTTTTGATTATGGCAGTGCGATTCGAAGAATCATGTACACCACCAACGCGGTCGAAAGTGTTCACTCCAGCTTTAGAAAAGTCACTAAAAAAGGAGCATTCCCCCATGAGAATGCTTTATTAAAACTACTCTTTTTACGGATTAGAGAATTAGAAGTGAAATGGGCAACTGGCTTCGTTCCTAACTGGGCCCAAGTATTAAATCAGCTATTGATCAATGAAAGCCTACAGACTAGGGCTGCCAAGTACCTGGAGTAA
- the fabG gene encoding 3-oxoacyl-[acyl-carrier-protein] reductase yields MKGQRALVTGASRGIGRAIALELAKSGVDVAINYAGSKEKAEQVANECQELGVNAFAIQADVSKESDVQEMVKAVTETFGGLDILVNNAGITRDTLVMRMKETDFDDVINTNLKGVFLCSKAVMRTMMKQRAGRIINISSVVGVLGNAGQANYVASKAGVIGLTKSLARELASRNILVNAVAPGFITTEMTDELNDEMKDALMSQIPLAKLGEPDHIARVVRFLASEDASYMTGQTLHVDGGMVMP; encoded by the coding sequence ATGAAGGGTCAACGCGCATTAGTAACAGGAGCATCTCGCGGAATTGGACGAGCGATTGCTTTAGAATTAGCAAAGTCCGGAGTAGACGTTGCGATTAACTATGCTGGCAGTAAAGAAAAAGCAGAGCAAGTAGCTAACGAGTGTCAAGAACTAGGAGTTAACGCGTTTGCGATTCAAGCAGATGTTAGTAAAGAGAGCGATGTACAGGAGATGGTCAAAGCTGTAACAGAAACATTTGGCGGACTAGACATTCTTGTAAACAATGCTGGAATAACTCGTGATACGCTCGTGATGCGTATGAAGGAGACGGACTTTGATGATGTTATTAACACAAATCTAAAAGGTGTCTTCCTTTGTTCAAAAGCAGTTATGCGTACCATGATGAAGCAACGTGCCGGAAGAATTATTAACATTTCCTCCGTTGTCGGCGTCCTAGGTAATGCTGGTCAAGCTAACTATGTTGCGAGTAAAGCTGGCGTGATTGGGCTTACAAAGTCATTAGCGCGTGAACTAGCTAGTCGTAATATTTTAGTGAACGCAGTAGCTCCAGGATTTATTACAACAGAAATGACAGATGAGTTAAATGATGAGATGAAGGATGCCCTCATGAGCCAAATTCCATTGGCAAAACTAGGTGAACCGGATCATATTGCTCGAGTTGTCAGGTTCTTAGCAAGTGAAGATGCGAGCTACATGACAGGCCAGACGCTTCATGTCGATGGCGGTATGGTTATGCCATAA
- the fapR gene encoding transcription factor FapR, with amino-acid sequence MKWSKKERQPKLKEKIETDPFVTDDALADLFEVSVQTVRLDRLEMNIPEVRERIKHVAKKQYDTVKALPIDEVIGEIIDLDLDKHAISLMDIRSEHVFSRTGIARGHHVFAQANSLAVAVIDDDLALTASAEISFTKQIKEGDRVIAKARVSEIKEQRTLVEVASYVENELVFSGTFSMFRDEREESKK; translated from the coding sequence ATGAAGTGGTCAAAAAAAGAGCGACAACCAAAATTAAAAGAGAAAATTGAAACAGATCCTTTTGTAACGGATGATGCGCTGGCAGACTTATTTGAAGTCAGCGTGCAAACCGTTAGGCTGGATCGTTTAGAGATGAATATACCAGAAGTAAGAGAACGTATTAAACATGTGGCGAAAAAACAATATGATACGGTAAAAGCACTTCCTATTGATGAAGTAATTGGAGAGATTATTGATTTAGACTTAGATAAGCATGCAATATCTCTTATGGATATTCGAAGTGAACACGTTTTTTCTCGTACAGGGATCGCACGAGGACATCACGTTTTTGCGCAAGCTAATTCGTTAGCTGTTGCAGTGATCGATGATGATCTTGCGCTTACGGCAAGTGCCGAAATCTCCTTTACCAAGCAAATTAAAGAGGGAGATCGGGTCATTGCGAAGGCGAGGGTAAGCGAGATTAAAGAACAGCGTACATTAGTGGAGGTTGCAAGCTACGTAGAGAACGAGCTCGTATTTTCCGGAACGTTTTCTATGTTTCGCGATGAAAGAGAGGAGTCCAAGAAATGA
- a CDS encoding kinase-associated lipoprotein B — protein METGQHVIGTYKTGQYVGEIVGQRGGFYVVKVLAVKKHPTQGDLHNPRQTDVPLFQERRALAYTEKANMPNTHVKPYEGEISDYRTSLKVALDELRQKLEMDDTEWAKKSIENLNTLEADYFK, from the coding sequence ATGGAGACTGGTCAACACGTAATAGGTACGTATAAAACGGGGCAGTATGTTGGAGAAATTGTTGGACAGCGCGGCGGATTTTATGTGGTGAAGGTACTGGCTGTTAAAAAGCACCCAACTCAAGGAGATCTGCATAATCCTCGCCAAACGGATGTACCATTATTCCAAGAGAGGCGAGCTCTAGCCTACACAGAAAAGGCAAATATGCCAAATACGCATGTAAAGCCTTACGAGGGTGAAATTTCAGATTATAGAACGTCGTTAAAGGTTGCGCTAGATGAGCTTCGTCAAAAGCTTGAAATGGACGATACGGAGTGGGCGAAGAAGTCGATAGAGAATTTGAATACGCTTGAAGCGGATTATTTTAAATAG
- the rnc gene encoding ribonuclease III, whose protein sequence is MTKAQKSRYRQFLEQINVTYESEDLFIQAFTHSSYVNEHRIRPYDDNERLEFLGDAVLELAISQYLYKLFDHMSEGEMTKLRAAIVCEPSLAKNAKELHFGDYVLLGKGEEMTGGRERPALLADVFEAFIGALYLDSGMDAVYSFLNDFVYPKIHQGEFSHMMDFKSQLQELIQRESQGQVQYTIVQEKGPAHSREFVSEVTLEDTKLGTGTGKSKKEAEQMAAQKALEKLNQEETSN, encoded by the coding sequence ATGACAAAGGCTCAAAAGTCTAGATATCGTCAGTTTTTAGAACAAATTAACGTGACGTACGAAAGCGAAGATTTGTTTATCCAAGCATTTACACACTCCTCTTACGTCAATGAACACAGAATTAGACCGTATGATGACAATGAACGTCTTGAATTTTTAGGCGATGCAGTTTTGGAATTGGCCATCTCACAATATTTATATAAGCTCTTCGATCATATGAGCGAAGGCGAGATGACCAAACTCAGAGCTGCGATCGTATGTGAGCCTTCTCTTGCTAAAAACGCAAAAGAGCTTCACTTTGGAGATTACGTTCTCTTAGGCAAGGGAGAAGAAATGACCGGTGGTCGCGAGCGTCCGGCTTTATTAGCAGACGTTTTTGAAGCATTCATTGGAGCACTTTACTTAGACTCTGGTATGGACGCCGTTTACAGCTTCCTAAACGATTTCGTTTATCCAAAAATTCATCAAGGTGAGTTTTCTCACATGATGGACTTTAAGAGCCAGCTTCAAGAGCTTATTCAGCGAGAAAGCCAAGGTCAGGTACAATATACGATTGTCCAAGAAAAAGGACCTGCGCATTCACGTGAATTTGTATCAGAAGTGACACTAGAAGATACAAAGCTCGGTACTGGTACTGGTAAGTCCAAAAAAGAAGCCGAGCAAATGGCCGCTCAAAAAGCACTTGAAAAACTCAACCAAGAAGAAACTTCAAATTAA
- the plsX gene encoding phosphate acyltransferase PlsX yields MRLAVDAMGGDNAPKSIIDGCVKALAEFPSLSITLFGDQEKINEHVTENDRLTIVHTSVVIDGEDSPVRAVRRKKDSSMVMAVQAVKDNAADAAVSAGNTGALMTAGLLVIGRTAGIERPALSPMLPTRGGEGFLLLDVGANMDAKTSHLVQYALMGHIYMQKVRGLENPRVGLLNIGSEPGKGSDLVKRAYTELQGLPINFIGNVESRDLLEGAADVVICDGFSGNLVLKTIEGTAMSLFSIMKEEFTSSTKNKLAAGLLRPSFKKIKNKMDYSEYGGAGLFGLKAPVIKAHGSSDSQAFFSAIRQAKVMHEEDVIPLIEESINKLPKREEEDIT; encoded by the coding sequence ATGAGATTAGCAGTTGATGCAATGGGTGGCGACAACGCGCCTAAAAGTATTATAGATGGCTGTGTCAAAGCATTAGCCGAATTCCCGAGTCTATCCATTACGCTTTTTGGAGACCAAGAAAAAATTAACGAGCACGTGACTGAGAACGACCGACTAACGATAGTACATACGAGCGTTGTCATTGATGGAGAGGATTCTCCTGTTCGCGCAGTTAGAAGGAAAAAGGATTCCTCGATGGTTATGGCTGTGCAAGCTGTAAAAGATAACGCGGCAGATGCGGCAGTATCTGCAGGTAACACAGGCGCTTTAATGACTGCTGGATTGCTTGTCATTGGCCGTACGGCGGGTATTGAACGTCCAGCACTATCTCCAATGCTACCTACGAGAGGCGGAGAGGGCTTCCTGCTTTTGGATGTTGGAGCAAACATGGACGCAAAAACATCTCACCTTGTTCAATATGCGCTTATGGGTCACATATATATGCAAAAGGTGCGCGGTCTAGAGAATCCACGAGTGGGACTACTTAATATTGGTTCGGAGCCAGGTAAAGGCTCTGATCTAGTTAAACGAGCGTATACAGAGCTTCAAGGCCTACCTATTAACTTTATTGGTAACGTCGAATCTCGTGATCTTTTAGAAGGGGCAGCGGATGTCGTCATTTGTGATGGCTTCTCAGGTAACTTAGTTCTTAAAACAATTGAAGGAACAGCGATGTCCTTATTCTCGATCATGAAAGAGGAATTTACATCCTCAACAAAAAACAAGCTAGCAGCTGGACTGTTGCGTCCATCGTTTAAGAAAATTAAAAATAAGATGGACTACTCGGAATATGGTGGAGCTGGACTATTTGGCTTGAAGGCACCAGTTATTAAGGCACACGGATCGTCTGACTCTCAGGCATTTTTTAGTGCGATTAGACAAGCAAAGGTGATGCATGAAGAGGATGTTATTCCTTTGATTGAAGAGTCGATCAATAAGCTTCCGAAGCGTGAAGAGGAGGATATCACATGA
- the acpP gene encoding acyl carrier protein — protein sequence MATIQDRIAKIVSERLGVDESEVKKEATFKDDLGADSLDVVELVMELEDEFDLEISDEEAEKISTVGDVVDYIERQQ from the coding sequence ATGGCAACGATTCAAGATCGCATTGCAAAGATCGTATCCGAGCGCCTCGGTGTCGACGAGTCTGAAGTGAAAAAAGAAGCTACCTTTAAGGATGACTTAGGTGCTGACTCTCTTGATGTAGTAGAACTAGTTATGGAACTAGAAGATGAATTTGACCTTGAAATTTCTGATGAAGAAGCAGAAAAAATTTCAACGGTTGGTGACGTCGTCGATTACATAGAGCGTCAACAATAA
- the smc gene encoding chromosome segregation protein SMC — translation MFLKRLELTGFKSFADPLSIDFVSGATAVVGPNGSGKSNISDSIRWVLGEQSARNLRGAKMEDVIFSGSDTRPPLNMAEVSLVLNNEQKHLAIDYTEVAVTRRVYRTGDSEYLINNQPCRLKDIVELFMDSGLGRESFSIIGQGRVEEILSSKSEDRRAIFEEAAGVLKYKTRKLQSEKKLTDTQDNLNRVRDILHELEQQVEPLKEQAAIAREYLDQRAELKQIETGLLAFEIEDLHEKWTNRKEELENLEARKQRLEATATGMEAKVARQKAHIKTLDQAIEELQESLLHISESLEKQEGLKQVLVERNKNYAQNKHQYVTELNELRHAREELAQKLEDKQHELVDKEQLVAETRAALHSIEKELAQTALQSEATLEDLKADYIDLLNKQASLKNERTYVVEQLEKYQSRQVRKSGENKDLVEKRTATKEQLQQAHETLSNVKKEIDDLLAKHQELKVRKEKKAASYDKNQTLYYEGLRHLQQLEARYETLVSMQQEYAGFFQGVKELLKERDRSFKGLHGAVAEMIDVRADYQTAIDIALGASQQHVIVEDEATGRSAIAFLKERRLGRATFLPMNVVKSRLLARADELEGMDGYIGVASELIKTEDRYQHVIRHLLGNVVIATDLTTARAIAQRLNYRTRIVTLEGDVVNPGGAMTGGSLQKKQGQLLGRQQEMDSLTGKITTLQNQTKQLEEELQTAKGSLATIEEEQKEVETEGEELRSREREAKMLVDQQELALSALNDRLQVYDLEQREVVADVEDKEDRLKELEEELAKTDVSIRELNTSIEEASSKKELDDSAREELQRRRMEKQIALATKQEQVTYAKESTALLKEEWTKLHQDIVKKEEAHAFLEKEASSETMDQSEINQEIEKKRTEKEQMWKRMNKLRLERDELQNGRDALETEVKETSKQVQYITQVHHDAEIKLNRLDVELDTRLTRLQEEYELSFDRAKREYPLEIEYEDALEQVKLLKMSLEELGDVNVGAIEEYERVSERYIFLLDQKEDLEQAKAALHSVIEEMDEEMTRRFKETFEEIKGHFEQVFTQMFGGGTAELKLTNKDDILHTGVDIIAQPPGKKLQHLGLLSGGERALTAIALLFSILKVRPVPFCVLDEVEAALDEANVVRFATYLKEFSQETQFIVVTHRKGTMEKADVLYGVTMQESGVSNLVSVKLEESQHFVGTQKEAARR, via the coding sequence TTGTTCCTTAAAAGGCTCGAACTCACGGGATTTAAATCGTTTGCAGATCCATTGTCCATTGATTTCGTATCCGGAGCAACTGCAGTAGTTGGTCCTAACGGGAGTGGGAAAAGTAATATTTCGGACTCTATTAGATGGGTATTAGGTGAACAGTCTGCACGAAATTTACGTGGAGCTAAAATGGAGGATGTCATTTTTTCAGGAAGTGATACAAGACCGCCGCTTAATATGGCAGAGGTATCGCTTGTTTTGAATAATGAACAGAAACATTTAGCAATCGACTATACAGAAGTAGCAGTTACGAGAAGAGTGTATCGAACGGGAGATAGTGAATATCTAATTAACAATCAGCCGTGCCGATTAAAAGATATCGTCGAATTATTTATGGACTCAGGTCTTGGGAGGGAATCCTTTTCGATCATTGGACAAGGTCGCGTCGAAGAAATTTTGTCTAGTAAGTCAGAGGATCGAAGAGCAATTTTCGAAGAAGCGGCTGGCGTTCTAAAATATAAAACACGCAAGCTACAATCAGAAAAGAAGTTAACAGATACGCAAGATAACTTAAACCGAGTGCGGGATATTCTACATGAGCTAGAGCAGCAGGTAGAGCCTCTTAAAGAGCAGGCAGCCATCGCACGTGAATATTTAGACCAGCGTGCAGAATTAAAGCAAATTGAAACAGGGTTACTAGCCTTCGAAATCGAAGATCTCCACGAAAAGTGGACTAATCGTAAAGAAGAGCTCGAAAACCTTGAAGCAAGAAAGCAACGACTAGAGGCTACTGCCACTGGTATGGAAGCGAAGGTAGCTCGTCAAAAGGCGCATATTAAAACGCTTGATCAAGCTATTGAAGAGCTTCAAGAGTCTTTACTTCATATCAGTGAGTCGTTAGAAAAGCAAGAAGGACTCAAGCAAGTACTTGTAGAGCGTAATAAGAACTACGCGCAAAATAAGCATCAATATGTGACAGAGTTAAACGAGCTTCGTCATGCTCGCGAGGAGCTAGCACAAAAGCTTGAAGATAAGCAGCACGAGCTCGTTGATAAAGAGCAGCTTGTAGCAGAGACACGCGCTGCTCTTCATTCAATAGAAAAAGAGCTTGCTCAGACAGCGCTTCAGTCTGAAGCAACATTAGAGGACTTGAAGGCGGATTATATTGATTTATTAAATAAACAGGCTTCCTTAAAGAATGAACGTACATATGTCGTAGAGCAATTAGAAAAATACCAGTCTAGACAAGTACGTAAATCGGGAGAAAATAAGGATTTAGTTGAAAAACGAACAGCAACAAAAGAGCAATTGCAGCAAGCACATGAAACGCTTTCTAATGTAAAAAAAGAGATAGATGATCTTCTTGCGAAACATCAAGAGCTCAAAGTACGTAAGGAAAAGAAGGCAGCTTCTTATGATAAAAATCAGACGCTTTACTATGAGGGTCTTAGACATTTGCAACAGTTAGAAGCTAGATACGAAACGCTTGTTAGCATGCAACAGGAGTACGCTGGATTTTTCCAAGGAGTAAAAGAGCTCTTAAAAGAACGTGACCGATCCTTTAAGGGCTTACATGGGGCAGTAGCAGAGATGATTGATGTACGAGCAGATTATCAAACTGCTATTGATATCGCGCTTGGAGCTAGTCAGCAACACGTTATTGTAGAGGATGAGGCAACGGGTCGATCTGCGATTGCCTTTTTAAAAGAACGTCGCTTAGGACGAGCAACATTTTTACCAATGAATGTCGTCAAGTCTAGGCTTTTAGCTCGGGCGGACGAATTAGAAGGCATGGATGGCTATATAGGAGTAGCGAGCGAGCTCATAAAGACGGAGGACCGCTATCAGCATGTCATTCGTCACTTATTAGGTAATGTAGTTATTGCAACGGATTTAACTACAGCAAGGGCCATCGCACAACGACTAAATTACCGCACTCGCATCGTGACGTTAGAAGGGGACGTAGTAAATCCCGGCGGTGCAATGACTGGTGGTAGTCTCCAAAAGAAGCAAGGACAGCTTTTAGGTCGTCAGCAGGAGATGGATTCGTTAACAGGTAAAATCACTACGCTTCAAAATCAAACGAAGCAGTTAGAAGAAGAGCTTCAAACTGCAAAAGGCTCATTAGCAACGATTGAAGAAGAGCAAAAAGAAGTGGAAACTGAAGGAGAAGAGCTTCGTAGTCGTGAGCGAGAGGCGAAGATGCTTGTCGATCAACAAGAGCTTGCGCTTTCTGCATTAAATGATAGACTCCAGGTTTATGATTTAGAACAACGTGAAGTCGTAGCGGACGTTGAAGATAAAGAAGATCGCTTAAAAGAGCTAGAAGAAGAGTTGGCTAAAACAGACGTATCCATTCGAGAGCTCAATACGTCGATCGAGGAGGCTTCTAGCAAAAAGGAGCTTGATGACTCTGCTCGTGAAGAGCTACAAAGGCGTAGGATGGAGAAGCAAATTGCACTTGCAACGAAGCAGGAGCAGGTAACATATGCAAAGGAATCAACTGCTCTGCTTAAAGAAGAGTGGACGAAACTCCATCAAGATATTGTCAAGAAAGAAGAGGCTCATGCGTTTCTTGAGAAAGAAGCATCCTCTGAAACGATGGATCAGAGTGAGATTAATCAAGAGATTGAGAAGAAGCGCACGGAAAAAGAGCAAATGTGGAAGCGGATGAATAAACTTCGCTTAGAGCGTGATGAACTGCAAAATGGGCGAGATGCTCTTGAGACGGAAGTAAAAGAAACCTCGAAGCAGGTGCAGTATATAACACAGGTGCACCATGACGCTGAAATTAAGCTGAATCGTCTAGATGTGGAGCTTGATACAAGACTCACTCGTCTCCAAGAGGAATATGAGCTATCATTTGATCGTGCTAAACGAGAGTATCCTTTAGAGATTGAGTATGAGGATGCACTCGAACAGGTAAAGCTATTAAAGATGTCTCTTGAAGAGCTTGGAGATGTGAACGTAGGCGCGATTGAAGAGTATGAACGCGTCAGCGAGCGATACATCTTCTTACTTGATCAAAAAGAGGATTTAGAGCAAGCGAAGGCGGCTCTTCATTCCGTTATTGAAGAGATGGATGAAGAGATGACGAGACGCTTTAAGGAGACGTTTGAGGAGATTAAAGGTCACTTTGAGCAAGTGTTTACGCAAATGTTTGGTGGAGGAACAGCAGAGCTTAAGCTCACGAATAAAGACGATATTTTGCACACTGGCGTGGATATTATTGCGCAACCACCAGGTAAAAAACTGCAACACTTAGGACTCCTATCAGGCGGTGAGAGAGCATTGACTGCAATCGCGCTATTATTCTCTATTCTAAAAGTACGACCAGTTCCGTTTTGTGTGTTAGATGAGGTAGAAGCGGCACTTGATGAAGCGAATGTTGTTCGATTTGCGACGTACTTAAAAGAATTTTCGCAAGAGACGCAGTTTATTGTAGTCACGCATCGCAAGGGGACGATGGAGAAAGCGGATGTTTTATATGGCGTTACTATGCAGGAATCTGGTGTCTCGAATTTAGTATCGGTAAAACTTGAAGAATCGCAGCATTTTGTAGGCACACAAAAAGAAGCCGCAAGACGGTAG
- the fabD gene encoding ACP S-malonyltransferase has translation MTKIAVLFPGQGSQAIGMGQELFESHQEATHIFEAADKALGEPFTNKIFNGEEDELKQTANAQPALVTVGVAIWSVLKAKGLTPDFLAGHSLGEYSALVAAGTMSFEDAVKAVRARGTYMEQAVPNGQGAMAAILGLGREELVQVTKQATEEAGVVEPANFNCPGQIVISGSAEGVERAIELAREAGARRALPLNVSGPFHSSLMKPAALNMRDVLQTIELSEQQTPVIANVTAKPADDVRDLLEKQIYSPVLWEDTISYLVDQGVDTFIEAGPGKVLSGLVKKVSRRATVLPVYDNDTLEAALQVVEEAKS, from the coding sequence ATGACAAAAATCGCGGTATTATTTCCAGGACAAGGCTCCCAAGCAATAGGCATGGGCCAAGAGCTTTTTGAATCTCATCAAGAAGCAACACACATTTTTGAAGCTGCAGACAAAGCGCTTGGAGAGCCATTTACTAATAAAATTTTTAATGGAGAAGAAGACGAGTTAAAGCAGACTGCAAACGCACAGCCAGCGCTTGTGACAGTTGGCGTTGCCATTTGGTCTGTATTAAAGGCTAAAGGACTCACTCCCGACTTTTTAGCAGGTCATAGCTTAGGCGAATACAGCGCGTTAGTTGCAGCAGGTACGATGTCCTTTGAGGATGCTGTAAAGGCCGTGCGAGCGCGAGGTACATATATGGAACAGGCGGTTCCTAATGGGCAAGGGGCAATGGCAGCTATCTTGGGGTTAGGTCGCGAAGAGCTTGTTCAAGTGACAAAGCAGGCAACCGAAGAGGCTGGTGTTGTAGAGCCTGCGAATTTCAACTGCCCTGGACAAATTGTGATTTCAGGAAGCGCAGAAGGAGTAGAGCGTGCGATCGAGCTAGCGCGTGAAGCTGGTGCTAGACGTGCGCTACCGCTAAATGTGAGCGGTCCGTTCCACTCATCCCTAATGAAGCCAGCTGCTTTAAACATGCGTGATGTGCTACAAACAATCGAGCTTTCAGAGCAACAAACGCCAGTCATTGCAAACGTGACTGCAAAACCAGCCGATGACGTGCGTGATCTTTTAGAAAAGCAAATTTACTCTCCCGTACTATGGGAAGACACGATTTCGTATCTAGTTGATCAAGGAGTAGATACATTTATTGAAGCTGGTCCAGGAAAAGTATTGAGTGGATTAGTAAAGAAAGTATCAAGACGAGCGACGGTGTTACCAGTTTATGATAATGACACGTTAGAAGCGGCACTACAGGTAGTAGAGGAGGCAAAATCATGA